The Miscanthus floridulus cultivar M001 chromosome 17, ASM1932011v1, whole genome shotgun sequence genome has a window encoding:
- the LOC136517721 gene encoding ras-related protein RABA2a-like, with amino-acid sequence MSGRRPATWEQQAADDYDYLFKVVLVGDSGVGKSNLLSRFTRNTFSLDSKSTIGVEFATRTIQVDGKTIKAQIWDTAGQERYRAITSAYYRGAVGALLVYDVTKAATFENAALWLRELRDHADGRGAAVMLVGNKTDLVKQRGLRAVPRGDAAVFAEREGLSFVETSALDATNVDAAFETLLTEIYRAVSRKALSATAAAADDEARAVGEGQAIQVSSAGDSGGLTARCCAF; translated from the exons ATGTCGGGGCGGCGGCCGGCGACGTGGGAGCAGCAGGCCGCGGACGACTACGACTACCTGTTCAAGGTGGTGCTGGTGGGCGACTCCGGCGTGGGCAAGTCCAACCTCCTCTCCCGCTTCACCCGCAACACCTTCTCCCTCGACTCCAAGTCCACCATCGGCGTCGAGTTCGCCACCCGCACCATCCAG GTGGACGGGAAGACGATCAAGGCGCAGATCTGGGACACGGCGGGGCAGGAGCGGTACCGCGCCATAACCAGCGCCTACTACCGCGGCGCGGTGGGCGCGCTGCTGGTGTACGACGTGACCAAGGCGGCCACGTTCGAGAACGCGGCGCTGTGGCTCCGTGAGCTCCGGGACCACGCGGACGGCCGCGGCGCCGCCGTCATGCTCGTCGGCAACAAGACCGACCTGGTGAAGCAGCGCGGCCTCCGCGCCGTGCCGCGCGGGGACGCCGCCGTGTTCGCGGAGCGGGAAGGACTCTCGTTCGTCGAGACCTCCGCGCTCGACGCCACCAACGTCGATGCCGCGTTCGAGACCCTGCTCACCGAGATCTACCGCGCCGTCAGCAGGAAGGCACTGTCTgccaccgcggcggcggcggatgacgAGGCGAGAGCCGTCGGGGAGGGGCAGGCGATTCAGGTGTCGTCGGCCGGCGACTCCGGCGGCCTCACGGCGCGGTGCTGCGCGTTCTAG